From a region of the Acidimicrobiales bacterium genome:
- a CDS encoding M20/M25/M40 family metallo-hydrolase, giving the protein MAHDDDLTAQTVELLQTLIRNQCVNDGTAQSGNEVRSADVLQTFIEGSGVDVERYEAAPGRVSLVARIEGSDPAAPSLCLMGHTDVVPVNPDGWRRDPFGGELVDGEVWGRGALDMLNLTSAQAVAFRDLARRGVRPKGDVIYFAVADEESGSSYGAQWMADNHRDAIYADYVMTESGGVHSGSPDAPSISINVAEKGVAWRRLRVKGTPGHGSMPFRSDNALVKAGAVMQRLTEYRPQPQFHELWRAQIHALDLPAEAKAQLLDEDRIDDFLAAVPNAGAATHWHSCTHTTFSVNAARGAMKTNVIPDPIDLEVDIRTMPGESTEEVQAHLDAALGDLATEVEVVALMNDAATISPTDTPLWDAIQRAVVKPFANARLSPQFSVGFTDARVYRQMGSVAYGTGLFSPEIKGSDFASRFHGHNERIDVESLRLTTQMYIDVLADFWR; this is encoded by the coding sequence GTGGCCCACGACGACGATCTGACCGCCCAAACGGTCGAACTCCTGCAGACCCTGATCCGCAACCAGTGTGTCAACGACGGCACCGCCCAGTCGGGCAACGAGGTTCGCAGCGCTGACGTGCTGCAGACCTTCATCGAAGGGTCCGGTGTCGACGTCGAGCGATACGAGGCGGCCCCAGGACGTGTGTCGCTGGTGGCCCGAATCGAAGGCAGCGACCCCGCCGCCCCCTCGCTGTGCCTGATGGGCCACACCGACGTCGTTCCGGTGAACCCCGACGGTTGGCGACGCGACCCGTTCGGCGGCGAACTGGTCGACGGCGAGGTCTGGGGCAGGGGCGCACTCGACATGCTCAACCTCACCTCGGCTCAGGCGGTGGCGTTTCGAGACCTGGCCCGGCGAGGGGTCAGGCCCAAGGGCGACGTCATCTATTTCGCCGTCGCCGACGAGGAGTCCGGCAGCAGCTACGGCGCCCAGTGGATGGCCGACAACCACCGCGACGCAATCTACGCCGACTACGTGATGACCGAGTCGGGCGGCGTTCACTCGGGATCGCCCGATGCACCCTCCATCAGCATCAACGTCGCAGAGAAGGGCGTGGCCTGGCGAAGGCTGCGCGTCAAGGGAACCCCTGGCCACGGCTCTATGCCGTTTCGGTCGGACAACGCCCTGGTGAAGGCCGGAGCGGTCATGCAGCGCCTCACCGAGTATCGGCCCCAGCCTCAGTTTCACGAGCTGTGGCGGGCCCAGATACACGCGCTCGACCTGCCGGCGGAAGCAAAGGCACAACTACTCGACGAAGACCGCATCGACGACTTCCTGGCCGCGGTGCCAAACGCCGGGGCTGCAACCCACTGGCACTCTTGCACCCACACGACCTTCTCGGTCAACGCAGCCCGCGGGGCCATGAAGACCAACGTGATACCCGACCCGATCGATCTCGAGGTCGACATCCGCACCATGCCCGGCGAGTCGACCGAAGAGGTTCAGGCGCATCTGGACGCTGCGCTGGGCGACCTGGCAACCGAGGTCGAGGTGGTGGCGCTGATGAACGATGCGGCCACCATCAGCCCCACCGACACTCCACTTTGGGACGCCATTCAACGCGCCGTGGTGAAGCCGTTCGCGAACGCCCGACTCAGCCCCCAGTTCAGCGTCGGATTCACCGACGCACGCGTCTACAGGCAGATGGGTTCGGTGGCCTATGGCACCGGGTTGTTCAGCCCAGAGATCAAGGGCAGCGACTTCGCGTCTCGCTTCCACGGCCACAACGAACGCATCGACGTCGAATCGCTGCGGCTCACCACACAGATGTACATCGACGTGCTGGCCGATTTCTGGCGCTGA
- a CDS encoding carboxyl transferase domain-containing protein has translation MNFSKLLIANRGEIAVRIARSAADLGLTTVSIAPADDADSTHTRVTDQHVEVPGTGPAAYLDIHAVVEAARSVGADAVHPGYGFLSENSAFASACAAAGLVFVGPSPETLRLFGDKATARDLAATHHVPITRGQPVSTADEAAEFMTELGGPVMIKAVAGGGGRGMRVVEQISDVAVMFERCASEAQTAFGDPRLYVEQLVSPARHIEVQLVADAHGDMVVLGDRECSLQRRRQKIVEIAPAIGISANTRARLSQATLDLARAADYHGIGTFEFLVDAEGNLFFIEANARLQVEHTVTETVTGIDLVAAQLNIASGRHLIDLGMVAGLTPEPNGASIQARVIAERLSPDGESLPAGGTIEVFTPPTGPGVRVDTAARVGQRINPRYDSLVAKVVVHGSDFGAAIRKLDRALGEFDIAGANTNIAVLRHLLAEPDIAAGEFTTNTVEPRLVEIGRRLADAPHDSDPLAVLSSAGHKASAGPTAADVPDGHIGVCAPLLGTIVSLDVMVGDEVAAGSQLAVMEAMKMEHVVTAPESGFVTAVHGNEGDAIDQGTLLVVIEPGTVSVVGETTTDEIDLDHIRPDLAETLERHEVGLDHRRPAAVDRRRSQGRRTARENIADLLDDGSFIEYGPLVLAAQRKRRTLQELIEKTPGDGLVGGIGTVGADRFDDPRVAVMTYDYTVLAGTQGHMNHYKKDRLFELAERWKLPTIVFAEGGGGRPGDTDGTQVAGLDCLAFWIFGRLSGLVPLVGINTGYCFAGNAALLGMCDVVIATKGSNVGMGGPAMIEGGGLGVFHPSEVGPIEHQWPNGVIDIIVEDDAEAVEVAKKYLSYFQGPVDEWEAADQRRLRHVIPENRLRIYEVRDAIELIFDTDSVLELRRGFAPGMVTALARIEGRPVGVIANDPTHLAGAIDSDGADKASRFMQLCDAYDIPIVFLCDTPGIMVGPEAERSGTVRHASRMFVTGSSLSVPFCTIVLRKGYGLGAQAMAGGSFKAPVFIVAWPTGEFGGMGLEGAVKLGYRNELAAIEDPTERQAEYDKRVARMYEVGKGINFASVFEIDDVIDPADTRHWITGAFLAAGPPRPRDGKKRPMIDTW, from the coding sequence ATGAACTTCAGCAAGCTTCTCATCGCCAACCGGGGCGAGATCGCAGTTCGCATCGCCCGCAGTGCCGCCGATCTGGGTCTGACGACGGTGTCGATCGCACCCGCCGACGACGCCGACTCGACCCACACCAGGGTCACCGACCAACACGTCGAGGTGCCAGGCACCGGCCCGGCCGCGTATCTCGACATTCACGCCGTGGTCGAAGCGGCCCGCTCGGTCGGCGCAGATGCCGTGCACCCCGGCTACGGGTTCCTCAGCGAGAACTCGGCGTTTGCATCTGCTTGCGCGGCAGCGGGCCTGGTGTTCGTCGGGCCATCGCCTGAGACGCTTCGGCTGTTCGGCGACAAGGCCACGGCGCGCGACCTCGCAGCAACACACCACGTGCCGATCACCCGCGGCCAGCCCGTCTCCACCGCAGACGAGGCTGCCGAGTTCATGACCGAGCTCGGCGGCCCGGTGATGATCAAGGCGGTGGCCGGGGGCGGCGGGCGTGGCATGCGTGTCGTCGAGCAGATCTCCGACGTGGCGGTGATGTTCGAACGCTGCGCCTCCGAGGCCCAAACCGCCTTCGGCGATCCGCGTCTGTACGTCGAACAGCTGGTGTCGCCCGCCCGTCACATCGAGGTTCAGCTCGTGGCCGACGCCCACGGCGACATGGTGGTTCTGGGCGACCGCGAGTGCAGCTTGCAGCGCCGGCGCCAAAAGATCGTCGAGATCGCTCCGGCCATCGGAATCTCTGCAAACACCCGCGCCCGCCTGTCGCAGGCCACCCTCGACCTCGCGAGGGCGGCCGACTATCACGGCATCGGGACATTCGAGTTCCTGGTCGACGCCGAAGGCAACCTGTTCTTCATCGAAGCCAACGCCCGCCTGCAGGTGGAACACACGGTCACCGAGACGGTCACCGGCATCGACCTGGTCGCTGCCCAGCTGAACATCGCATCGGGGCGGCACCTGATCGACCTCGGCATGGTCGCGGGACTCACCCCCGAACCCAACGGAGCGTCGATTCAGGCCAGGGTCATCGCCGAACGCCTCAGCCCCGATGGCGAGTCGTTGCCCGCGGGAGGCACCATCGAGGTGTTCACGCCCCCAACCGGACCAGGCGTCAGGGTCGACACGGCAGCGCGCGTGGGCCAGCGAATCAACCCGCGCTATGACTCGCTGGTGGCCAAGGTGGTCGTCCACGGCAGCGATTTCGGCGCCGCGATCCGCAAACTCGACAGGGCGCTGGGCGAATTCGACATCGCAGGCGCCAACACCAACATCGCCGTACTGCGCCACCTGTTGGCCGAGCCCGACATCGCTGCGGGCGAGTTCACCACCAACACCGTCGAACCCCGGCTGGTCGAGATAGGCCGGCGCCTGGCCGATGCTCCCCACGACAGCGACCCGCTGGCGGTGCTGTCCTCGGCAGGCCACAAGGCATCGGCCGGACCGACGGCTGCCGACGTTCCCGACGGCCACATCGGCGTGTGCGCGCCCCTGCTGGGCACCATCGTTTCGCTCGACGTCATGGTGGGCGACGAGGTGGCCGCCGGCAGCCAGCTCGCGGTCATGGAAGCCATGAAGATGGAGCATGTGGTGACCGCCCCAGAGTCTGGCTTCGTCACCGCAGTCCACGGCAACGAAGGCGACGCCATCGACCAGGGAACGCTTCTGGTGGTCATCGAGCCGGGCACGGTTTCGGTCGTGGGCGAGACAACGACCGACGAAATCGACCTCGACCACATCAGGCCCGACCTGGCCGAAACCCTCGAACGCCACGAGGTGGGGCTCGATCACCGGCGGCCGGCCGCGGTTGATCGCAGGCGCAGCCAGGGCCGCAGAACGGCCCGCGAGAACATCGCCGACCTGCTCGACGATGGGTCGTTCATCGAGTACGGCCCCCTTGTTCTGGCCGCTCAACGCAAGCGTCGCACGCTCCAGGAGCTGATCGAAAAGACACCGGGCGACGGTCTGGTGGGCGGGATCGGAACCGTGGGGGCCGATCGCTTCGACGACCCGCGCGTCGCGGTCATGACCTACGACTACACGGTTCTGGCCGGCACTCAGGGCCACATGAACCACTACAAGAAGGATCGTCTGTTCGAGCTGGCCGAACGCTGGAAGCTGCCCACGATCGTGTTCGCCGAAGGTGGGGGAGGGCGCCCCGGCGACACCGACGGCACCCAGGTCGCAGGCCTCGACTGTCTGGCGTTCTGGATCTTCGGACGCCTGAGCGGGTTGGTTCCACTGGTTGGTATCAACACCGGCTATTGCTTCGCGGGCAATGCTGCCCTCCTGGGCATGTGCGACGTGGTCATCGCCACCAAGGGATCCAACGTCGGCATGGGTGGTCCGGCAATGATCGAAGGCGGTGGGCTCGGCGTGTTCCACCCGTCGGAGGTCGGGCCCATCGAACACCAGTGGCCCAACGGTGTCATCGACATCATCGTCGAAGACGACGCAGAGGCCGTCGAGGTTGCAAAGAAGTACCTGTCGTACTTCCAGGGCCCCGTCGACGAGTGGGAGGCCGCCGACCAGCGCCGTCTGCGCCACGTGATCCCTGAGAACCGCCTGCGCATCTACGAGGTACGCGACGCGATCGAGCTGATCTTCGACACCGATTCGGTGCTCGAACTGCGCCGCGGCTTTGCGCCGGGCATGGTCACGGCACTGGCACGCATAGAGGGGCGACCCGTTGGGGTGATAGCCAACGACCCGACCCACCTGGCGGGGGCCATCGACTCGGACGGTGCAGACAAGGCCAGCCGCTTCATGCAGCTGTGCGACGCCTACGACATCCCCATCGTGTTCTTGTGCGACACACCAGGAATCATGGTGGGCCCCGAGGCCGAGAGGTCTGGCACCGTGCGTCACGCATCGCGCATGTTCGTCACCGGATCGTCGCTGAGCGTTCCCTTCTGCACCATCGTGCTGCGAAAGGGGTACGGCCTGGGCGCCCAAGCCATGGCGGGTGGCTCGTTCAAGGCGCCGGTGTTCATCGTCGCCTGGCCCACGGGCGAGTTCGGTGGGATGGGCCTGGAAGGAGCAGTGAAGCTGGGCTACCGCAACGAGCTGGCAGCCATAGAAGACCCCACCGAGCGCCAAGCCGAGTACGACAAGCGGGTTGCCCGGATGTACGAGGTGGGCAAGGGAATCAACTTCGCCAGCGTGTTCGAGATCGACGACGTCATCGACCCCGCCGACACCAGGCATTGGATAACCGGCGCGTTTCTCGCCGCCGGGCCCCCGCGGCCCCGTGACGGCAAGAAACGCCCGATGATCGACACCTGGTAG
- a CDS encoding LLM class F420-dependent oxidoreductase: MKCGIMFANTVFPDGQRAAAFASAAEEAGFESLWTVEHVVFPDNYGSSYPYDQSGKMPAHPKSKLTDPIVWLTWVGAATRRMKLCTGIVILPQRNPVVFAKEVATLDHLTEGRVELGVGVGWLREEFDALGIPWENRGKRTDEYIAAMRTLWSGPSVEFHGDYVDFSGVSSYPQPANGTVPIIIGGHSRAAAERAGRLGDGFFPGKGNIVELADIVRQTATDCGRDPDAIEITFSVQGLMGDDPAGSVEELEAAGVNRTMLPALLFHRDFEESLPMWAEKLSITPE, encoded by the coding sequence ATGAAGTGCGGAATCATGTTCGCCAACACCGTCTTCCCAGACGGCCAGAGGGCGGCGGCGTTTGCCAGCGCGGCCGAAGAGGCCGGGTTCGAGAGCCTGTGGACTGTCGAGCACGTGGTGTTTCCCGACAACTACGGCTCGTCGTACCCCTACGACCAGTCGGGCAAGATGCCGGCTCATCCCAAGTCGAAGCTCACCGATCCCATCGTGTGGCTGACCTGGGTTGGTGCGGCTACCCGGCGCATGAAGCTGTGCACAGGCATTGTGATCTTGCCTCAGCGCAACCCGGTGGTGTTTGCGAAGGAGGTCGCAACCCTGGACCACCTGACCGAGGGTCGCGTCGAGCTGGGTGTTGGCGTGGGCTGGTTGCGCGAGGAGTTCGATGCTCTCGGAATACCGTGGGAGAACCGCGGCAAGCGCACCGACGAGTACATCGCGGCCATGCGCACGCTGTGGTCTGGGCCCTCGGTCGAGTTCCACGGCGACTATGTCGACTTCTCGGGTGTGTCGTCCTACCCGCAGCCGGCAAATGGCACCGTTCCCATCATCATCGGCGGACACAGTCGCGCTGCCGCCGAGCGGGCTGGCCGACTCGGCGACGGCTTCTTCCCGGGCAAGGGAAACATCGTCGAACTGGCAGACATCGTTCGCCAAACCGCTACCGATTGTGGGCGCGACCCCGACGCGATCGAGATCACGTTCTCGGTGCAAGGCCTGATGGGTGACGACCCGGCCGGTTCGGTCGAAGAGCTCGAAGCGGCGGGCGTCAACCGGACGATGCTGCCGGCCCTGCTGTTCCACCGCGACTTCGAGGAGAGCCTCCCGATGTGGGCCGAGAAGCTCTCAATCACCCCGGAGTGA
- a CDS encoding membrane dipeptidase, translated as MTSSGRPDPHSVERAMNLLAERGALDFHTHLGLWEVRGLAPDLYPGDDGLATIIDQMLAAGCRSASINLTSDIPVMKMGAPGNRLRDYEPGEAWAEYQRMLSQLATLCEMMPLTVARSVADLERIHDAGRLAVLLSIEGAHMVEDDLSRIAILASDGITKFQPIHYVRTKLGDSQTDPPADGGLSDLGKEAVRLARANGMVIDAAHASLASTADMAEAAGGPITLSHTLMACAAAHGIDVEPHPRWITEEHARMVAETGGMVGTWAVDAPFGAADADAFVANVMAMVEVAGIDHVGWATDHLHFAMGPWFRDYSQFAELCARFLEAGMSEPDLVKFVSGNAKRVQEEARTNSER; from the coding sequence GTGACTTCTTCTGGGCGACCCGATCCGCATTCGGTCGAACGCGCCATGAACCTGCTGGCCGAGCGTGGTGCGCTCGACTTCCACACTCATCTGGGACTGTGGGAGGTGCGCGGCCTGGCGCCCGACCTGTACCCCGGTGACGACGGTCTGGCGACCATCATCGATCAGATGCTGGCAGCGGGATGCCGCAGCGCTTCGATCAACCTCACCAGCGACATCCCGGTGATGAAGATGGGTGCGCCCGGAAATCGGTTGCGCGACTACGAGCCTGGAGAGGCATGGGCCGAGTATCAGCGCATGTTGTCGCAGTTGGCCACTCTGTGCGAGATGATGCCCCTCACGGTGGCACGCAGCGTCGCCGACCTCGAAAGAATCCACGACGCAGGCCGGCTGGCGGTTCTGCTGTCGATCGAGGGTGCACACATGGTCGAGGACGACCTGTCACGCATAGCGATCTTGGCCTCTGACGGCATCACCAAGTTCCAGCCAATCCATTACGTACGCACCAAGCTGGGTGACAGCCAGACCGATCCGCCGGCGGATGGTGGCCTGTCGGATCTGGGCAAGGAGGCGGTGCGGTTGGCCAGGGCCAACGGCATGGTCATCGATGCTGCACACGCCAGCCTGGCGTCGACCGCCGACATGGCTGAGGCTGCCGGGGGGCCGATTACGCTCTCACACACCCTGATGGCCTGCGCCGCGGCCCACGGAATCGACGTCGAGCCTCACCCCCGCTGGATCACCGAGGAGCACGCCAGGATGGTCGCCGAGACGGGCGGGATGGTCGGCACCTGGGCCGTGGACGCGCCGTTTGGGGCTGCCGACGCCGATGCGTTCGTGGCCAACGTCATGGCGATGGTCGAGGTCGCCGGCATCGACCACGTCGGTTGGGCCACAGACCACCTCCATTTCGCCATGGGTCCGTGGTTTCGCGACTATTCCCAATTCGCCGAATTGTGCGCCCGGTTCCTCGAAGCCGGCATGAGCGAGCCCGACCTGGTCAAGTTCGTCTCGGGCAACGCCAAGCGCGTTCAAGAAGAAGCCAGAACCAACTCCGAGAGGTAA
- a CDS encoding acyl-CoA dehydrogenase family protein, which translates to MSEAIEREVAAWVDDNWDPDATVAQWWQRLADAGLSHPMLPPEAGGRGYSRPEAQAVSRALASKGVISPPTGLGTMLAAPTIATHGTPEQIERFVPPILNGQQAWCQLFSEPGAGSDLAGLNTKADRDGDEFIVNGQKVWTSGGHIADMGMLIARTDPDAPKHKGISYFAIEMNQPGVDVRPLREMTGRALFNEVFLTDARVDAAAAIGGLGDGWRVANTTLMWERASLGTGSASMPQCAAGQIAGNLDRKCGDVVAKASQARGGGVVGVGKSMFDQIVGIARQNGKIVDPVIRQRLVGLHSLLEINRLNALRSKDANQRTGAEGNIGKLQMSEQYRQFREVGLSVIGPDAMLMGRSSATGGLIQEAAIFSPGPSIYGGTDQVQRNIIGERVLGLPREPGPAADTPFRELPKNG; encoded by the coding sequence GTGAGCGAAGCGATCGAACGAGAAGTTGCGGCATGGGTCGACGACAACTGGGACCCCGACGCCACCGTCGCGCAGTGGTGGCAGCGGCTTGCCGACGCGGGCCTGTCGCATCCGATGCTGCCGCCAGAGGCAGGCGGTCGCGGCTATTCGCGACCCGAAGCCCAGGCTGTCAGCCGGGCGCTGGCATCGAAGGGGGTCATCAGCCCGCCCACCGGCTTGGGCACCATGTTGGCCGCACCCACGATCGCCACGCACGGCACACCCGAGCAGATCGAGCGCTTCGTGCCTCCGATCTTGAACGGCCAGCAGGCCTGGTGTCAGCTGTTTTCCGAGCCAGGCGCCGGATCTGACCTGGCCGGTCTGAACACCAAGGCCGACCGCGACGGCGACGAGTTCATCGTCAACGGCCAGAAGGTGTGGACCTCGGGCGGCCACATCGCAGATATGGGCATGCTGATCGCCCGCACCGACCCCGACGCTCCAAAGCACAAGGGAATCTCGTATTTCGCCATCGAGATGAACCAGCCGGGCGTCGATGTCAGGCCACTTCGCGAGATGACCGGCCGAGCCCTGTTCAACGAGGTCTTCCTCACCGATGCCAGGGTCGATGCAGCGGCAGCTATCGGCGGCCTGGGCGATGGCTGGCGGGTTGCTAACACCACCCTGATGTGGGAGCGAGCCAGCCTGGGCACCGGGTCGGCTTCCATGCCCCAGTGTGCGGCCGGCCAGATAGCGGGCAACCTCGACCGCAAGTGTGGTGATGTGGTGGCCAAGGCATCCCAGGCCCGGGGCGGTGGCGTCGTGGGAGTGGGCAAGTCGATGTTCGATCAGATCGTCGGTATCGCCCGTCAGAACGGCAAGATCGTCGACCCGGTCATCCGCCAGCGGCTGGTGGGTCTTCATTCGCTGCTCGAGATCAACCGACTGAACGCTCTGCGCTCTAAAGACGCCAATCAGCGCACCGGTGCCGAGGGCAACATCGGCAAGCTCCAGATGAGCGAGCAGTATCGGCAGTTCCGAGAGGTTGGTCTTTCTGTGATCGGGCCCGACGCCATGCTCATGGGGCGGTCCAGCGCGACGGGCGGGCTCATTCAAGAGGCGGCGATCTTCTCGCCCGGTCCGTCGATTTATGGCGGCACCGACCAGGTGCAGCGCAACATCATCGGCGAGCGGGTGTTGGGCCTGCCGCGCGAGCCCGGCCCTGCGGCAGACACCCCCTTCCGCGAACTGCCGAAGAATGGCTGA